From a region of the Chitinophaga caseinilytica genome:
- a CDS encoding M56 family metallopeptidase, producing the protein MSMILLYLAKAALCSGLLFAYYCLALRNQRQHRWNRAYLLGLTAVSLLLPLISIPLPGSSAGSAAILQYTASAFNVNGNAGGPTTGSWHWTYFAYAAVAVALLARFGYAVWQLRSLIRGGRRQEGQHYQLILHPAVSSPFSFFRFIFWNPAAEQHSAESRHILQHEQTHVRKGHSWDTLFMELVTALCWANPIFHFVKRELQVVHEFEADEVPAGNGQTKAYAENLLRQVLCAPSANLLIHHFSQPPVKRRIMMLTRKNNTRYAAVRKLMALPLAAGLIFAVSCTQNKEDVVAAKPEEKEQTPFDHPLPKPSNEIFTVVENPPVFPGGDDALNKYLSSQIKYPNEAADKGVEGTIFVKFIIREDGSITDVTTVGAKKGAGLEEESIRVVKGMPKWKPGVQNGRKVDVEFNLPIRYTLVDDDKSTSFWPGQSPFMPGQKTKC; encoded by the coding sequence ATGAGCATGATCCTGCTGTACCTCGCAAAAGCGGCCCTTTGTTCCGGCCTGCTGTTCGCCTATTACTGCCTGGCGCTCCGCAACCAGCGCCAGCACCGCTGGAACCGGGCTTACCTGCTGGGCCTCACGGCCGTGAGCCTCCTGCTGCCGCTCATCAGCATCCCCCTGCCCGGAAGCTCCGCCGGCTCGGCCGCCATCCTTCAATACACCGCATCCGCGTTCAACGTCAACGGTAACGCCGGCGGCCCTACCACGGGCTCCTGGCACTGGACGTATTTCGCTTATGCTGCAGTGGCGGTGGCTTTACTGGCCCGCTTCGGATATGCCGTCTGGCAGTTGCGCAGCCTCATCCGCGGGGGGCGCAGGCAGGAAGGCCAGCATTACCAGCTCATCCTCCACCCCGCCGTTTCCTCGCCCTTCAGCTTTTTCCGTTTCATCTTCTGGAACCCGGCCGCAGAGCAGCATTCCGCCGAAAGCCGCCATATTCTGCAGCACGAGCAAACGCATGTGCGCAAAGGCCATAGCTGGGACACGCTGTTCATGGAGCTCGTTACCGCGCTCTGCTGGGCCAATCCCATCTTCCATTTCGTGAAACGCGAGCTGCAGGTAGTCCACGAATTCGAAGCAGACGAAGTACCCGCGGGCAACGGCCAAACGAAAGCCTATGCGGAAAACCTCCTCCGCCAGGTGCTTTGCGCCCCTTCCGCCAACTTACTCATTCACCACTTTTCCCAACCTCCCGTAAAACGCAGAATCATGATGCTTACCCGCAAAAACAACACACGTTATGCCGCCGTCCGCAAGCTGATGGCGTTGCCCCTGGCCGCAGGGCTCATTTTCGCCGTATCCTGCACACAGAACAAAGAAGATGTAGTAGCAGCCAAACCGGAGGAAAAGGAACAAACACCGTTTGACCACCCCCTCCCAAAACCGTCAAATGAAATCTTCACCGTCGTGGAAAACCCGCCTGTTTTCCCCGGTGGCGACGATGCGCTGAACAAATACCTCAGCTCGCAAATCAAATACCCGAATGAAGCTGCGGATAAAGGCGTTGAGGGCACCATATTCGTGAAGTTCATCATCAGGGAAGATGGTTCCATTACAGACGTTACGACCGTAGGCGCCAAAAAAGGGGCCGGACTGGAAGAAGAATCCATCCGCGTCGTGAAAGGAATGCCGAAATGGAAACCCGGCGTGCAAAACGGGCGCAAAGTGGACGTTGAGTTCAACCTGCCCATCCGCTACACACTGGTGGACGACGACAAAAGCACCTCTTTCTGGCCCGGCCAGTCGCCCTTCATGCCCGGGCAAAAAACAAAATGTTAG
- a CDS encoding BlaI/MecI/CopY family transcriptional regulator has protein sequence MKTLTKAEEQIMQALWELGPSFVKDIITFLPEPQPHYNTVSTLVKILVDKGFAGYKAFGKSHQYHALISKDEYSSRTVKNLVKGYFGGSFSNLVSFFVKEKNMSVSDLQQLLDEIKESNPTEPPKNDAP, from the coding sequence ATGAAAACACTGACAAAAGCGGAAGAACAGATCATGCAGGCCCTTTGGGAGCTGGGCCCATCTTTCGTGAAAGACATCATCACCTTCCTCCCCGAACCGCAACCGCATTACAACACCGTGTCTACACTCGTGAAGATACTGGTCGATAAAGGGTTTGCCGGTTACAAAGCCTTCGGGAAGAGCCACCAGTACCATGCGCTGATCTCCAAAGACGAATACAGCAGCCGCACGGTGAAGAACCTCGTGAAAGGGTACTTCGGCGGCTCATTCTCGAACCTCGTTTCGTTTTTCGTGAAGGAAAAAAACATGTCGGTTTCCGACCTGCAGCAGTTGCTGGACGAGATCAAGGAATCCAACCCTACCGAACCACCTAAAAACGACGCGCCATGA
- the rpsO gene encoding 30S ribosomal protein S15, with translation MSYLTVEKKANIFKEFGGNEKNTGSVEAQIALVTERINSISAHLKQNKKDFSTHRGLMKMVGQRKRLLSYLSKTNLSGYRALIEKLGIRK, from the coding sequence ATGTCTTACTTAACTGTAGAAAAGAAAGCAAATATTTTCAAGGAATTCGGTGGTAACGAAAAGAATACCGGTTCTGTGGAAGCGCAAATCGCCCTGGTTACTGAGCGTATCAACAGCATTTCCGCTCACCTGAAGCAAAATAAAAAGGACTTCTCCACTCACCGCGGTCTGATGAAGATGGTAGGTCAGAGAAAGCGCCTGCTTTCCTATCTGTCCAAAACCAACCTCTCCGGCTACCGCGCCCTCATCGAGAAGTTAGGTATCAGAAAATAA
- a CDS encoding energy transducer TonB, with amino-acid sequence MTIRSIIPICLMTLVAACSPKDKTVAPPEAGTEVPYTIGGCTTTFEPPSADTVSLKPNELPLPDADFESVHNSSECIVEPPLPPATDAIICCLPCEPMPQFPGGEKALIDFLEKNIQYPEAALLENKSGTVFVKFVVQADGKLTDFGIIGESPGFGMDEEALRVMKMMPDWEPGVLNGKPSATVFNLPIRFSFTTGKQ; translated from the coding sequence ATGACGATCCGATCCATCATCCCGATCTGCCTGATGACTTTAGTTGCCGCCTGCTCCCCGAAAGATAAAACCGTTGCGCCGCCGGAAGCAGGAACGGAAGTTCCCTACACCATTGGCGGTTGCACAACAACGTTCGAGCCGCCATCTGCGGATACCGTCTCCCTGAAACCCAATGAACTTCCGTTGCCAGATGCAGATTTTGAAAGCGTCCACAATTCAAGCGAATGCATCGTCGAACCCCCATTGCCGCCAGCCACGGATGCAATCATCTGTTGCCTTCCCTGCGAGCCCATGCCCCAATTCCCCGGTGGAGAAAAAGCGTTAATAGACTTCCTGGAGAAAAATATTCAATATCCCGAAGCAGCGCTCCTTGAAAATAAATCTGGAACTGTTTTCGTAAAATTTGTCGTGCAGGCAGATGGGAAACTTACCGACTTCGGGATCATAGGCGAATCGCCCGGGTTCGGGATGGACGAAGAAGCGTTGCGGGTGATGAAAATGATGCCTGACTGGGAACCGGGCGTGTTGAACGGGAAACCCTCCGCCACCGTATTCAACCTTCCGATAAGATTTTCATTCACGACGGGAAAACAATAG
- a CDS encoding cell division ATP-binding protein FtsE produces the protein MVDQPIVQLTNANIYQGSSLILSDVNISINKGEFVYLIGKTGTGKSSLLKTLYGDLVLREGSGQVAGFDLTKMDWKKVPYLRRNLGVVFQDFQLLTDRTVHENLKFALKATGWTDQKQIEDKIADVLEKVGLATKGFKMPYELSGGEQQRVDIARALLNGPKLILADEPTGNLDPETSDGIMQLLFRICREDGTTIVMATHDYIVLQKFPSRVLRTENGQVTDNAAVNFA, from the coding sequence ATGGTTGATCAACCGATAGTTCAGCTGACGAACGCTAATATTTACCAGGGAAGTTCTTTGATCCTGTCTGACGTGAATATCTCGATCAACAAGGGTGAGTTTGTGTACCTGATCGGGAAAACGGGCACGGGCAAGTCGAGCCTGCTCAAGACGCTCTACGGCGATCTCGTGTTGCGGGAGGGGAGCGGGCAGGTGGCCGGGTTCGACCTTACGAAGATGGACTGGAAGAAGGTGCCTTACCTTCGCCGGAACCTCGGTGTGGTGTTCCAGGACTTCCAGTTGTTGACGGACCGTACCGTGCATGAGAACCTGAAATTTGCGTTGAAGGCCACGGGGTGGACGGACCAGAAGCAGATCGAGGACAAGATCGCGGACGTGTTGGAGAAGGTGGGGCTGGCTACCAAGGGGTTCAAGATGCCGTACGAGTTATCGGGCGGGGAGCAGCAGCGGGTAGACATTGCCCGGGCGCTGCTGAACGGGCCGAAGCTGATATTGGCGGATGAGCCCACGGGCAACCTGGACCCTGAAACTTCCGACGGGATCATGCAGCTGCTGTTCCGTATCTGCCGGGAAGACGGTACTACGATCGTGATGGCGACCCATGATTATATTGTGTTGCAGAAGTTCCCGTCGCGGGTGCTGCGGACGGAAAACGGGCAGGTGACGGACAATGCAGCAGTAAATTTTGCATAA